From the Helicobacter mustelae genome, the window ATTCCCACCACAAGCAAGATGATGATGAGATAGCCAATGGTGGCTGCTCGGAAATACTTCACCCTGGAATTTGTGCTCACTGCATTGGGCGAACTCCAGGAAACCAGAGAGGGTTTATTGAATTTACCCATAACCTCGGTGCATGCATCCACGCATTCTAGACAGTTGATGCATTCTAATTGCATCCCCTTGCGAATATCAATATGCGTAGGACAAACCCTCACGCATTGATGGCAATTAATACATTCATTTATGGGATTTTGCTTTTTTGGCGGGGATAAGAGATTCCCCCCATCATCATACACCATACCCCCGCGCTTTGTGTCATAAATTGCCATGAGGGTGTTATTGTCAAAAAGCACAGATTGCACTCGCGCATAAGGACAGACATAAACACAGAAATTTTCTGCCATAAAAGTAATATCAAAAACCAAAAATGCCGCAATACAAAATAAAAATCCCAAAAAAACCTTGTGATCAGCAGGGTCTTGCAAATAGGCGAAAAAATCCTTAGGAGGGATGAAATAAAACAAAAACACGCTGGCTGCAATAAGCGCAATCACGCAAAAAAGCAGGATTGCCAGAGTCTTTTTGAAGACATTTGCACCCTCGTGATAATTGGGTTTTTTTTGCTTGTCTGCGACCTTTTTACGCAGCCCCAATAATTTGGTCTCAATAAGATCGCGATAAATCACGCGAAAAATCGTCTGCGGACAGCTCCATCCACACCACATACGCCCTCCAAGAGTCGTCATAAAAAAAATACCAATAAATAGCAGTATCAGTAAAAATGGCAACAAATAAAACTCTTGAACATTGAAGGCCACTCCCAATAGATGGAGCTGCTCATGGACAAAAGAAAGCAGCAGGATATGATTCCCATTTATCGTGATAAAGGGCATTAAGATCACCAAAATCGTGATGATGCCATAACCAATGTAGCGCTTGTAGCGATAATGAGTCACCATGGTTTTTCCTTTTTTCAAAAATGTGCAATTATAACATTTCTTGTTTTCAAACAAGTCCAAAAGCCCGCAGCCAAGAAAATGCCATAAATCTGATAGAAAGCCAACAAAAGGCAATGATGAGATGGGCTAAGCTAGGCAACACAAGGATAAGAGCAAGTCTAAAACAGGCATGGCAAAATTCCACGAACAAGTACGGGCGCAGGCAAAAAATGACAAGATTAGCCAAAAAATCTGTGACAAAAGCGCAAAGAGGCACAAAGAGGAGTGACTCCTATTTGCTTAGCAAAGATAAAACATGTCAAAGAAAGCAGGGGATGGATCAAGCCTTAGCAAGAATATGTAGTGATAAATTCATAGGGATGAGGACGGGCTTCAATCGGCCAAACTTCTGTGCGGAATTTCACACTCTTATAAGTCTGGATAAAAACCT encodes:
- the ccoG gene encoding cytochrome c oxidase accessory protein CcoG, whose protein sequence is MVTHYRYKRYIGYGIITILVILMPFITINGNHILLLSFVHEQLHLLGVAFNVQEFYLLPFLLILLFIGIFFMTTLGGRMWCGWSCPQTIFRVIYRDLIETKLLGLRKKVADKQKKPNYHEGANVFKKTLAILLFCVIALIAASVFLFYFIPPKDFFAYLQDPADHKVFLGFLFCIAAFLVFDITFMAENFCVYVCPYARVQSVLFDNNTLMAIYDTKRGGMVYDDGGNLLSPPKKQNPINECINCHQCVRVCPTHIDIRKGMQLECINCLECVDACTEVMGKFNKPSLVSWSSPNAVSTNSRVKYFRAATIGYLIIILLVVGIMLFMGSKKEPMLVNIDRNTQLYEVRKNGAIDNFYVFLFENTENRPHRYYFRITNRDDIEILRPKQSIEVDPGEKLKQIVILRTWSKGKKLSNEQDVTIPLEIEIYEADDPKIVIHRKSVFVTPAMQ